A single Micromonospora sp. CCTCC AA 2012012 DNA region contains:
- a CDS encoding amino acid adenylation domain-containing protein encodes MTDLAIDGGIRATTLLDILRANAATDPDAVAFAQLSFPAGTDTSDGRGVVRELTRGAYDRRSAALAAALAPRLAPAARVLVLLAPGLDFLVGLTGVLYAGGVAVACPPPVDGAGDPRTERAVQIAGNAEVSAVVTTAALIDRLGELRDRLGPDVPWLAVDGLDESAADGWTPPELTGDDLALLQYTSGSTGAPKGVMVSHRNLLHQIDQTVALAGLPAGANVVSWISPYHALGVAGHLLLSQYLGGRAVFLTPEDFVADPLRWLRAISDTPGPVFGCAPNFAFERCLSQIPAERRAGLDLSGWHTTFNAAERVRASTIARFTEAFGPHGFRPETMGPGFGMTEAMLFLTGRHADPEPLVLHVEAAELERGRVVPADAGERSLTLVGVGPAGPHCEILVVDPQTRQVVADDRVGELWVRGEVVCQGYWQRPELSEETFGARLADGTGPFLRTGDLGFRHDGDLVLCGRLKEMIIIRGRNLYPQDVELTCERVHPALAGAPAAAFAVDHDGEERLVVVQSVPDTTGVDLDDLAGRLRAAVTDDHEVETYEVLLVGPDGVAKTVSGKVQRGACRDRYLAGELRPLARAGRPTAVAPAGPQPAAAPMRDMLLALDEALRSPVLVAELRRRLAALLGTSADRIATDLPLAGLGLESLRAIELRRDLERDLGVGIPIAEFMRGTVTALAGLVTGQLDAAPGGRDIAWRPVVADPEHRHEPFPLTEQQYAYFVGRSAGYDLGEVSIHIYVEVDATDLDLDRLTRALNRLVARQEMLRAVVRSDGTQRILPADEVPPIGIALADLSELDPAERDDRLAATRDELSHQVLPMDHWPMFEVRASRLPGGVTRVHVSLDLLVADVASVRLFFLEWGDHYADPDAHPEPLPVSFRDYVLALDQVTDSEAYRRSRDYWLARVPDLPPGPDLPLVAGTDRRGRRRRSHLLDAGKWTRLRARAARRGVTPSVVQLAAFAEVLGRWSRTGRFTVNVPLFNRMPLHPRIDDVIGDFTAVTLLEIDVTPRDGLGGLAERIQRQLWQDLEHRYFSGVEVMRELSRQRGVRPGTFATVVFASAREQGRDQEGAQGALGAAWLGDTVSVISQTPQVLFDHQVYEDHGALSYHWDVIEDLFPDAMLDDLFTAYTALLERLAASDDAWAPGASDPLPAAQRELVAAANATTAEIPDELLFTAIGRQAAAHPDRTAVVAADATLTYGQLWRRATALGRTLRADGVRPNQLVAVAADKSAAQLVAALGVQLAGGAYLPVDPDLPPARQDHQLRRAEVTIVLVRAGGPDRDDWPDGVRVLPVDATADPDGEVTDLAPAQRPEDLAYVLFTSGSTGVPKGVMLSHRATLTTVAQVRERVGLGPDDVALGLSALSFDLSVWDVFGVLGAGATLVLPEPAAARDPGRWLELMDTHGVTCWNSVPALARMLVEHAAGGHPGLARLRLMWLSGDWIPVTLPDQVRALAPDVRFVASGGPTETAIWCVAHDVDRVDPEWESIPYGRPLANHRIHVLNDRMQPCPVGVPGEMFIGGPGLADGYWRDPELTDAAFVTHPETGERLYRSGDLGRWLPDGTLQILGRTDFQVKIGGFRIEPGEIEATLARHPRVREAAVLAAGPDRHRRRLVAFVVPDGTDAAPAGTDLDPKVAEKRVLGDVEADPVRRVEFTLARRGLRTDLTGTPVDLPSDLDGGAADAVWARRSSRRAFADRPVPLTGLARLLESLRSRDGEVLPKYRYASAGALYPVQTYVHVRPGRVDGLAGGSYYHDPVAHRLVPVRLDADLDRAAHFCTNQPTYDGSAFEIFLVGRMSAVAPLYGTRALHFCLLEAGEMTQLLDEAAPGLDLGLCQLGLIADEPAVRDLLALADDDQVLHSLLGGVLDPTPQAGTGGGSLPERLCAYAAETLPHYMVPATVVTVDRLPLTARGKVDRSALERLADSAAETGRTGGAAYAAPTSQVERTATEVFRRVLGVDRIGVDDRFFDLGADSVTIVKVYRELCAALGRTFPLMHMFEHPTIRRLAAGLDGGGGSDGDAVDAAFSRAAARRGRRAGRPAEVSR; translated from the coding sequence ATGACCGACCTTGCCATCGACGGCGGCATCCGGGCGACCACCCTGCTCGACATCCTCCGCGCCAACGCGGCGACCGATCCCGACGCGGTCGCCTTCGCGCAACTGTCCTTCCCCGCCGGCACCGACACCTCCGACGGTCGCGGCGTCGTCCGGGAGCTCACCCGCGGGGCGTACGACCGGCGCTCCGCCGCCCTCGCGGCCGCCCTCGCCCCCCGGCTGGCCCCGGCCGCCCGGGTGCTGGTGCTGCTCGCCCCGGGCCTGGACTTCCTGGTCGGACTGACCGGGGTGCTGTACGCCGGCGGCGTCGCCGTGGCCTGCCCGCCCCCGGTCGACGGGGCGGGCGACCCGCGCACCGAGCGCGCCGTGCAGATCGCCGGCAACGCCGAGGTCAGCGCCGTGGTGACCACCGCCGCGCTGATCGACCGGCTGGGCGAGCTGCGCGACCGGCTCGGCCCGGACGTGCCGTGGCTCGCCGTGGACGGCCTCGACGAGTCCGCCGCCGACGGGTGGACCCCGCCCGAGCTGACCGGCGACGACCTGGCGCTGCTGCAGTACACCTCCGGCTCCACCGGCGCGCCCAAGGGCGTCATGGTCAGCCACCGCAACCTGCTGCACCAGATCGACCAGACCGTCGCGCTGGCCGGGCTGCCCGCCGGGGCGAACGTGGTCAGCTGGATCTCCCCGTACCACGCGCTCGGGGTGGCCGGGCACCTGCTGCTGTCCCAGTACCTCGGCGGCCGGGCCGTCTTTCTCACCCCGGAGGACTTCGTCGCCGACCCGCTGCGCTGGCTGCGGGCCATCTCCGACACCCCCGGCCCGGTCTTCGGCTGCGCCCCGAACTTCGCCTTCGAACGCTGCCTGAGCCAGATCCCGGCCGAGCGGCGGGCCGGCCTGGACCTCTCCGGCTGGCACACTACCTTCAACGCCGCCGAGCGGGTCCGGGCCAGCACCATCGCCCGCTTCACCGAGGCGTTCGGCCCGCACGGCTTCCGGCCGGAGACGATGGGCCCCGGCTTCGGGATGACCGAGGCGATGCTCTTCCTCACCGGCCGGCACGCCGACCCGGAGCCGCTGGTGCTGCACGTCGAGGCCGCCGAGCTGGAGCGGGGCCGGGTGGTGCCCGCCGACGCGGGCGAGCGCAGCCTCACCCTGGTCGGGGTCGGCCCGGCCGGGCCGCACTGCGAGATCCTGGTGGTCGACCCGCAGACCCGGCAGGTGGTCGCCGACGACCGGGTCGGTGAGCTGTGGGTCCGCGGCGAGGTGGTCTGCCAGGGCTACTGGCAGCGCCCGGAGCTGTCCGAGGAGACCTTCGGCGCCCGCCTCGCGGACGGGACCGGCCCGTTCCTGCGTACCGGTGACCTGGGTTTCCGGCACGACGGTGACCTGGTGCTCTGCGGCCGGCTCAAGGAAATGATCATCATCCGGGGGCGGAACCTCTATCCGCAGGACGTCGAGCTGACCTGCGAGCGGGTGCACCCGGCGCTGGCCGGCGCCCCGGCCGCCGCGTTCGCGGTCGACCACGACGGCGAGGAACGGCTCGTCGTGGTCCAGTCCGTGCCCGACACCACCGGCGTCGACCTCGACGACCTGGCCGGCCGGCTGCGCGCCGCCGTCACCGACGACCACGAGGTCGAGACGTACGAGGTGCTGCTGGTCGGCCCGGACGGGGTCGCCAAGACCGTCAGCGGCAAGGTGCAGCGCGGCGCCTGCCGGGACCGCTACCTCGCCGGGGAGCTGCGTCCGCTGGCCCGGGCGGGCCGCCCGACCGCCGTCGCGCCGGCCGGCCCGCAGCCGGCCGCCGCGCCGATGCGGGACATGCTGCTCGCCCTCGACGAGGCGCTGCGCTCCCCGGTGCTCGTCGCCGAGCTGCGCCGCCGGCTGGCCGCCCTGCTCGGCACCAGCGCCGACCGGATCGCCACCGACCTGCCGCTGGCCGGCCTGGGCCTGGAGTCGCTGCGCGCCATCGAGCTGCGCCGCGACCTGGAACGCGACCTCGGCGTCGGCATCCCCATCGCCGAGTTCATGCGCGGCACCGTGACCGCCCTGGCCGGCCTGGTCACCGGGCAGCTCGACGCCGCCCCCGGCGGCCGGGACATCGCCTGGCGGCCGGTGGTCGCCGACCCGGAGCACCGGCACGAGCCGTTCCCCCTCACCGAGCAGCAGTACGCCTACTTCGTCGGCCGCAGCGCCGGCTACGACCTCGGCGAGGTCTCCATCCACATCTACGTCGAGGTCGACGCCACCGACCTGGACCTGGACCGGCTCACCCGGGCGCTGAACCGGCTCGTCGCCCGGCAGGAGATGCTGCGCGCGGTGGTCCGCTCCGACGGCACCCAACGCATCCTGCCCGCCGACGAGGTCCCCCCGATCGGGATCGCGCTTGCCGACCTGTCCGAGCTGGACCCGGCGGAACGGGATGACCGGCTCGCCGCGACCCGCGACGAGCTGAGCCACCAGGTCCTGCCGATGGACCACTGGCCGATGTTCGAGGTGCGGGCCAGCCGGCTGCCCGGCGGCGTCACCCGGGTGCACGTCAGCCTCGACCTGCTGGTCGCCGACGTGGCCAGCGTCCGGCTGTTCTTCCTGGAGTGGGGCGACCACTACGCCGACCCGGACGCCCACCCCGAGCCGCTGCCGGTCTCATTCCGGGACTACGTGCTGGCCCTGGACCAGGTCACCGACTCCGAGGCGTACCGCCGGTCCCGGGACTACTGGCTGGCCCGGGTCCCCGACCTGCCGCCCGGGCCGGACCTGCCGCTGGTCGCCGGGACGGACCGGCGCGGCCGGCGTCGCCGCTCCCACCTGCTCGACGCCGGGAAGTGGACCCGGCTGCGGGCCCGGGCCGCCCGGCGCGGCGTCACCCCGTCGGTGGTGCAGCTCGCCGCGTTCGCCGAGGTGCTCGGCCGGTGGAGCCGGACCGGCCGGTTCACCGTCAACGTGCCGCTGTTCAACCGGATGCCGCTGCACCCGCGCATCGACGACGTGATCGGCGACTTCACCGCGGTCACCCTCCTGGAGATCGACGTGACCCCGCGCGACGGCCTGGGCGGGCTCGCCGAGCGGATCCAGCGGCAGCTCTGGCAGGACCTGGAACACCGCTACTTCTCCGGCGTCGAGGTGATGCGGGAGCTGAGCCGCCAGCGCGGTGTCCGCCCCGGCACCTTCGCCACCGTCGTCTTCGCCAGCGCCCGCGAGCAGGGCCGCGACCAGGAAGGCGCGCAGGGCGCGCTCGGCGCGGCCTGGCTCGGCGACACCGTCTCGGTGATCTCGCAGACCCCGCAGGTCCTCTTCGACCACCAGGTCTACGAGGACCACGGCGCCCTGTCGTACCACTGGGACGTGATCGAGGACCTCTTCCCCGACGCGATGCTCGACGACCTCTTCACCGCCTACACCGCGCTGCTGGAACGCCTCGCCGCGAGTGACGACGCGTGGGCGCCGGGCGCGTCGGACCCGCTGCCGGCCGCCCAGCGGGAGCTGGTCGCCGCCGCCAACGCGACCACCGCCGAGATCCCCGACGAGCTGCTCTTCACCGCGATCGGCCGGCAGGCCGCCGCGCACCCCGACCGCACCGCCGTGGTCGCCGCCGACGCCACCCTGACGTACGGGCAGCTGTGGCGGCGGGCCACCGCGCTGGGCCGGACCCTGCGCGCCGACGGGGTACGCCCCAACCAGCTCGTCGCGGTCGCCGCCGACAAGAGCGCCGCCCAGCTCGTCGCCGCCCTCGGCGTGCAACTGGCCGGTGGCGCGTACCTGCCGGTCGACCCGGACCTGCCACCGGCCCGCCAGGACCACCAGCTGCGCCGCGCCGAGGTGACGATCGTGCTGGTCCGCGCCGGTGGACCGGACCGGGACGACTGGCCGGACGGCGTCCGGGTGCTGCCCGTCGACGCCACCGCCGACCCCGACGGCGAGGTCACCGACCTGGCACCGGCGCAGCGGCCGGAGGACCTGGCGTACGTGCTGTTCACCTCCGGCTCCACGGGCGTGCCGAAGGGGGTGATGCTGTCGCACCGGGCCACCCTCACCACCGTCGCCCAGGTGCGCGAGCGCGTCGGTCTGGGCCCCGACGACGTCGCCCTCGGCCTCTCCGCGTTGAGCTTCGACCTGTCGGTCTGGGACGTCTTCGGCGTCCTCGGCGCCGGGGCGACCCTGGTGCTGCCGGAACCGGCCGCCGCCCGCGACCCGGGCCGGTGGCTGGAGCTGATGGACACCCACGGTGTGACCTGCTGGAACTCGGTGCCCGCGCTGGCCCGGATGCTGGTGGAGCACGCGGCCGGCGGGCATCCGGGCCTGGCCCGGCTGCGGCTGATGTGGCTCTCCGGCGACTGGATCCCGGTGACCCTGCCGGACCAGGTCCGGGCGCTCGCCCCGGACGTCCGGTTCGTCGCCTCCGGCGGCCCCACCGAGACCGCCATCTGGTGCGTCGCCCACGACGTCGACCGCGTCGACCCGGAGTGGGAGTCCATCCCGTACGGCCGGCCGCTGGCCAACCACCGGATCCACGTGCTCAACGACCGGATGCAGCCCTGCCCGGTGGGGGTGCCGGGGGAGATGTTCATCGGCGGCCCCGGCCTCGCCGACGGGTACTGGCGCGACCCGGAGCTGACCGACGCCGCCTTCGTCACCCACCCGGAGACCGGCGAGCGCCTCTACCGCTCCGGTGACCTGGGCCGGTGGCTGCCCGACGGCACCCTGCAGATCCTCGGCCGCACCGACTTCCAGGTGAAGATCGGCGGGTTCCGCATCGAGCCGGGGGAGATCGAGGCCACCCTCGCCCGGCACCCCCGGGTACGCGAGGCCGCCGTGCTGGCCGCCGGCCCGGACCGGCACCGCCGCCGGCTGGTCGCCTTCGTCGTCCCCGACGGCACGGACGCCGCACCGGCCGGCACCGACCTGGATCCGAAGGTGGCCGAGAAGCGGGTCCTCGGCGACGTGGAGGCCGACCCGGTCCGCCGGGTGGAGTTCACCCTCGCCCGGCGCGGCCTGCGTACCGACCTCACCGGCACCCCCGTCGACCTGCCGTCCGACCTGGACGGCGGGGCGGCCGACGCGGTCTGGGCCCGGCGGTCCAGCCGGCGTGCCTTCGCCGACCGGCCGGTGCCGCTGACCGGCCTGGCCCGGCTGCTGGAGAGCCTGCGCAGCCGCGACGGCGAGGTGCTGCCGAAGTACCGGTACGCCTCGGCCGGCGCCCTCTACCCGGTGCAGACCTACGTGCACGTGCGCCCCGGGCGGGTCGACGGCCTGGCCGGCGGCAGCTACTACCACGACCCGGTGGCGCACCGGCTGGTCCCGGTCCGCCTCGACGCCGACCTGGACCGCGCCGCGCACTTCTGCACCAACCAGCCCACCTACGACGGCAGCGCCTTCGAGATCTTCCTGGTCGGCCGGATGTCGGCGGTCGCCCCGCTCTACGGCACCCGGGCGCTGCACTTCTGTCTGCTGGAGGCCGGCGAGATGACCCAACTGCTCGACGAGGCCGCCCCCGGGCTCGACCTCGGGCTCTGCCAGCTCGGCCTGATCGCCGACGAGCCCGCCGTCCGGGACCTGCTCGCCCTCGCCGACGACGACCAGGTGCTGCACAGCCTGCTCGGTGGGGTGCTCGACCCGACCCCGCAGGCGGGCACCGGCGGCGGCAGCCTGCCCGAGCGGCTGTGCGCGTACGCCGCCGAGACCCTGCCGCACTACATGGTCCCGGCCACCGTG
- a CDS encoding FAD-dependent oxidoreductase, with protein sequence MVPHDPIVVAGAGVGGLTAALALARHGLPVEVYERRTADEIRDAPGSGLTLWSNAATPLGRLGLGDRLLAAAERVVEIRNFDSRGRIRFTMRTHPYIWPDALPSLSIGRMDLAAILLSACAQRGVPVHHGRRVTGYRQTGDGVEVRLNDGTVTGSALIGADGVRSTVLRQLRGDVPGTYLGRTTYRGVCAGTDGLVPEVPLLFHDEATRVGGGVYPIGGDRAAWTLSWKAPAGEREQPGREHAHAVRLARVLPAVLRDRVARTDPDALIRTDIWYHEWHETWGDGRVTLLGDAAHAMPNDLGQGACQAVEDAVVLADALAAGDLATPTGVAAALRDYERRRLDRVKWVRQQSVQVATAAEPRGAVARWAMGKLTRAYLAVAEKGMWRRMQQPPELTHPAPVGS encoded by the coding sequence ATGGTTCCGCATGACCCGATCGTCGTCGCCGGGGCGGGGGTGGGCGGCCTCACCGCGGCCCTCGCCCTGGCCCGCCACGGCCTCCCCGTCGAGGTGTACGAGCGCCGCACCGCCGACGAGATCCGCGACGCCCCCGGCAGCGGCCTGACCCTGTGGAGCAACGCCGCCACCCCGCTGGGCCGGCTCGGTCTCGGTGACCGGCTGCTGGCCGCCGCCGAACGGGTGGTGGAGATCCGCAACTTCGACTCACGGGGCCGGATCCGGTTCACCATGCGCACCCACCCGTACATCTGGCCCGATGCGCTGCCGTCGCTGTCCATCGGCCGGATGGACCTGGCGGCGATCCTGCTGTCCGCCTGCGCGCAGCGGGGCGTGCCGGTGCACCACGGCCGCCGGGTCACCGGCTACCGGCAGACCGGCGACGGCGTCGAGGTGCGCCTCAACGACGGCACGGTCACCGGGTCGGCCCTGATCGGCGCGGACGGCGTGCGCTCCACCGTGCTGCGTCAGCTGCGCGGCGACGTGCCGGGGACCTACCTCGGCCGCACCACCTACCGGGGGGTGTGCGCCGGCACCGACGGTCTCGTGCCCGAGGTGCCGCTGCTCTTCCACGACGAGGCCACCCGGGTCGGCGGCGGGGTCTATCCGATCGGCGGGGACCGGGCGGCGTGGACACTGTCCTGGAAGGCCCCGGCCGGTGAGCGGGAGCAGCCCGGCCGGGAGCACGCGCACGCCGTACGCCTGGCCCGGGTGCTGCCGGCGGTGCTGCGCGACCGGGTGGCCCGGACCGACCCGGACGCGCTCATCCGCACCGACATCTGGTACCACGAGTGGCACGAGACGTGGGGCGACGGCCGGGTCACCCTGCTCGGCGACGCCGCCCACGCGATGCCCAACGACCTCGGTCAGGGCGCCTGCCAGGCCGTCGAGGACGCGGTGGTGCTCGCCGACGCCCTCGCCGCCGGTGACCTCGCGACCCCGACCGGGGTCGCCGCCGCGCTGCGCGACTACGAGCGCCGCCGCCTCGACCGGGTGAAGTGGGTACGCCAGCAGTCCGTGCAGGTGGCCACCGCCGCCGAGCCGCGCGGCGCGGTGGCCCGCTGGGCGATGGGGAAGCTGACCCGCGCCTATCTGGCGGTGGCCGAGAAGGGCATGTGGCGGCGGATGCAGCAGCCGCCCGAACTCACCCACCCCGCCCCCGTCGGGTCCTGA